The uncultured Ilyobacter sp. nucleotide sequence AAATATTTTCTTTTTTCTTCCTCTGAAGTGTCATTTAGTGTTTTTATAAGATGTATAACCTCTTGTACTCCACATACAACGGCAAAACCTCCATCTTCTGTTTTTCTGAAATACATATCAAATATAGCTTCTTGTTCCTCAAGTCCTTCCATCAAATATACATCACTTTCGGTATACTGGTATCTATCTGAATTAATAACTTTTGCAAATTCTGTTAACAAAATCTCTTTTTCCAAAGTAATTACCCCATTTCTATTATTGTACTTAACTTAGTTTAGTATAACACTAACATATTCATTTTACAACTTCCATCCTTGCAAAATAACTCCAACTATATTAAAATTTTATCATTAAAAGTTGAAAGGGGAAAATTATTATGAGAGTTGTTGCACAAAGGGTTTCAAAGGCCCAGGTTTCAGTAGAAGGAAATGTCGTTGGAAAAATAGATAAAGGTCTTTTAATTTTTCTTGGAATAACACACAGAGACAATGAAAAAGACGCCAAATGGCTTGTTAACAAAATTTCAGGATTAAGAATATTTTCTGACGAAGATGGTAAAATGAATAAATCCATAGAGGATATCGAAGGTGAAATACTTTTAATTTCACAGTTTACGCTATACGGAGATGCTAGAAAAGGAAGACGTCCTAGTTTTATTGATGCTGCAAAGCCAGATATTGCCGTTCCTTTATACAATAAATTTATTGAACTTATAAGAGAAAAAAACTTAAAAGTTTCAACAGGTGAATTTGGCGCCGATATGAAAGTTGAACTTTTAAATGATGGACCTGTAACGATGATCATTGAATCTCCTGAGCAGTCTAATTAATATTTACTATTGGTTTTACTATAATTTTTTTCTGAAAAAGAAAAAGGCTGTTGAAGTTATATCAACAGCCTAAGAGATATAAAAGTCTCATACTTAATAATAAATTTATTTCGCGATCTTGTCTACTAGCTTTTTACCAGGTTTAAATTTAACTACTTTTTTGGCTTTGACAGTCATCTTTCTACCTGTCTGAGGATTTCTCACTTTTCTTTTGGCTCTTTCTACAACTTCCCACTTACCCCAGCCAATGAAATTGACTTCATTTCCGTCAACTAGAACGGTTTCAATAGTATCTAATAGAGCATTTAATTTCCTTTCAGCTTCAGCCTTAGATACAAAACCACCATTTTCACAGTATTTTGCTATAAATTCTTTCTTAGTCATTAACATCCCCCCTTTATTACCTAGTATACTATATATTTTTCTTAAAACAAGTTATCATAATAAAAATATTTATAAAAATTATATAAAACATTTTTGTATTTCCTTTTTTTATTCGGACTTTTCTTTCAAAGTTAAAATTTTTAATTAAAAATATTACAATAACTTCGATTGTTTATTATTTTAGAGGGTTACAATAATTTTAAAAAATCTATTTGAACAACAGAAACCCCTAAAAACATATACAGAATCAATCTTTTTTTGACAAATGATATATTTTGTATATAATTAATATATAAAATGTGTACTTGTTTTAATTTTACATATGAAATATCATTTATGTAGGCAATTTGTTTGATTTTAATATATTTAATATCAAATTATTGCAAATATAGGGGGGGGTTCATTTGTCGTACTATACGAAAAAATATTTTAAAAATTTAATCAAGATGGCACAAGATAATAATTTTATTGAGCCTGAATATTATGATAAGTACAATGTAAAAAAAGGTTTGAGAAATAAAAATGGAACAGGGGTTCTTGTTGGACTTACTAAAATTGGTGATGTAAGAGGATATGATGTTGTTGATGGAATTAAGGTTCCAAAGGACGGTGCCTTATATTATAGAGGAATAGAGATAAAAGATTTTGTAAAAGGATTTCAAGAAGAAAATAGGATGGGCTTTGAAGAATGTATTTTTCTGCTTCTTTTTGGAAAACTTCCGTCAAAATTTGAGCTAGAAGAATTTAATTTATTACTTGACGAATTACGATTTCTTCCAGATGGATTTACAGAAAACTTCTTGTTAAAACTTCCAAGTAAAAATATTATGAACTTACTTCAAAGAAGTGTACTTTTTTTATATTCCATGGATGATAGTGCCGATGACCTAGATGTTGAAAATTTGGTTAGACAAAGTCTCGAACTGATTGCAAAAATCCCTACTATTATGGCCTATGGATATCATGCTACAGAGCATTATTTCAATGGAAAAAGTCTATTTATACATCCACCTAAAAGAGGTCTTAGTACAGCTGAAAATATTTTATATATGAGTAGATATAATAGTAAATATACAAAAACTGAAGCAGAAGTTTTAGATCTTTGCCTAGTCCTTCATGCTGAACATGGTGGAGGAAACAATTCCGCCTTTGCTACCCACGTTGTTTCGTCTAGTGGTACTGACACTTATTCCGCTATTTCAACAGCCATAGGTTCTCTTAAAGGTCCAAAACACGGGGGAGCAAATTCAAAAGTTAAACTTATGATGAGTAACATCAAGGACAATATTGTAAATTATGAGGATAAAACCGAACTCAAAAATTATCTAATAAAAATATTAAGTAAAAAGGCTTTTGATAGAGAGGGATTGATATATGGTATGGGACACGCTATTTATACGCTTTCTGATCCCAGGGCAGTACTTTTAAAAGAAAAGGCTTATGAACTTGCCAAAGAAAAAAACAATATCAAAGAATTCCAGCTTTATAATGATGTAGAATCTCTTACTAAAGAAATTTTTGAGAATTCAAAAGGTAAACTTATGAGTGCCAATGTTGACTTATACTCTGGATTTATTTATGATATGTTGAACATTCCAGACAATCTTTACACTCCTATTTTTGCAGCTGCTCGTTCTGCAGGATGGTCGGCACATCGAATTGAACAAATTTTAAGTGATAAAAAAATTATAAGGCCTGCTTATCAGCATGTTTTAGGTGATAATGATTACACACCATTAAATAAGAGATAATCTAAAAAAGAGTTATAGATTTATTAAACTGTAACCATGAAGCTGGACACTTGAAAAATAGTGTCTGTTTCATGGTTTTTTTGATACAATTTTTAAAAATAATTTAGAAGAGAAGATATGTCTAAAAAATTGTTTCTTATAACGAGGTGAAATCACTATCTAAGAATAAATATGTAGATAAAGTTTATAATAAATTTATCACATATAGTTTTGAATTTAAAAATAAGTTCCTCAAAGTGGATAATCAAGGAAGACTGTCGCTTATAGTTTTTGAGGAAGCTGGTCTCAAGGTTGAGACTTTAGGAATGAACATGTGTATTATCAAAATAGGTATACCAGTTTAAAATAAAAAAAATCCCTTCATAGAAAATCCTGTATAATGTAATCACCACAACAACATTTACAAAGGATTTTTCAATGAAGAAGTACAAACATCTTACAAAACTTGAAAATGATAAACGGCTACCAGATAAAGTTATTAATAAAGCTAAATTAGAAGGACTATCTGATTTTTCAACATCAACATTATACAGAGCTATTAATGGCGGTCTTGTAAACATTTCTATTGAGAAAGTTCTTAAGTTTAAAGGTAAAACAAAAGGCAAAAATACTAATGACGTCAGAGGACAAATTCTTAATAGAATTTTTATAAAAGAAAGGTCTAAAGAAGCTAATCAAAGAGAGAAAATTGGTCATTGGGAAGGGGATTTGGTAATAAGTAAAGGAAGAAAAGTCGGTCTTTTAACTCTTGTTGATATACACAATCATTATCCTATTGTTGAAAAAGTAAGTGATAAAAGCCCTTTTTCTATTTTGCAGGCACTTAAACGTGCGCTAGAAGGTCTTCCTAAAGAATAATTAAAAACAATTACCGTAGATAATGGAAAAGAATTTTCAGGATTCAAAGGAATTAGGCATAAAAGTATATTTTTGTAATCCATATTCTCCATGGGAAAAAGGTAGTAACGAAAATTTTATCGGTATATTACAGCAGTATTTTCCAAAGAAAACAGACTTTAATAAAGTATCTGACCAAGAATTGGAAAGAGTCCTGAAAAAATTTAAAAATAGGCCAAGAAAAATATTAGTTTATTTCAAAGTTACAGATATTTTTTGGAAAAAAGTGAAGTGATGCTTTTGACATGACGCACCACCTTTCTTTCTAAGAGTATCAGTATTTAATTAAAATAAATTATAATATTATAAAAAATTTTTCAGATTATATAGTTAAAAATTAATTATCTCTGCAGTTACTTCATACCAAGGGCCCTCTTCATCCTCTCCTATCTCTATATAAAAAGTTATCTGAGTATCTTCTAATGTAAAGCCTGCATATGAATTATTTTCATCATCATGAAAATAGGCTATCTTTTTCAATTTAAAATTTAATATTTTTTCCGCAATTTCCGGCCGTTGATTGATCAATTCATATAGATCTTCTTTTATATCAAATCCAAGCTCTTGAATTTTCTCTGAAATAACGTCTAATCTACGATCTAGTTTCTCTCTATCCATAATTCACCTCATAATTTATATATCAGATATTT carries:
- the dtd gene encoding D-aminoacyl-tRNA deacylase; the encoded protein is MRVVAQRVSKAQVSVEGNVVGKIDKGLLIFLGITHRDNEKDAKWLVNKISGLRIFSDEDGKMNKSIEDIEGEILLISQFTLYGDARKGRRPSFIDAAKPDIAVPLYNKFIELIREKNLKVSTGEFGADMKVELLNDGPVTMIIESPEQSN
- a CDS encoding IS30 family transposase; this translates as MEKNFQDSKELGIKVYFCNPYSPWEKGSNENFIGILQQYFPKKTDFNKVSDQELERVLKKFKNRPRKILVYFKVTDIFWKKVK
- a CDS encoding citrate/2-methylcitrate synthase; translated protein: MSYYTKKYFKNLIKMAQDNNFIEPEYYDKYNVKKGLRNKNGTGVLVGLTKIGDVRGYDVVDGIKVPKDGALYYRGIEIKDFVKGFQEENRMGFEECIFLLLFGKLPSKFELEEFNLLLDELRFLPDGFTENFLLKLPSKNIMNLLQRSVLFLYSMDDSADDLDVENLVRQSLELIAKIPTIMAYGYHATEHYFNGKSLFIHPPKRGLSTAENILYMSRYNSKYTKTEAEVLDLCLVLHAEHGGGNNSAFATHVVSSSGTDTYSAISTAIGSLKGPKHGGANSKVKLMMSNIKDNIVNYEDKTELKNYLIKILSKKAFDREGLIYGMGHAIYTLSDPRAVLLKEKAYELAKEKNNIKEFQLYNDVESLTKEIFENSKGKLMSANVDLYSGFIYDMLNIPDNLYTPIFAAARSAGWSAHRIEQILSDKKIIRPAYQHVLGDNDYTPLNKR
- a CDS encoding HU family DNA-binding protein, with the translated sequence MTKKEFIAKYCENGGFVSKAEAERKLNALLDTIETVLVDGNEVNFIGWGKWEVVERAKRKVRNPQTGRKMTVKAKKVVKFKPGKKLVDKIAK
- a CDS encoding IS30 family transposase gives rise to the protein MKKYKHLTKLENDKRLPDKVINKAKLEGLSDFSTSTLYRAINGGLVNISIEKVLKFKGKTKGKNTNDVRGQILNRIFIKERSKEANQREKIGHWEGDLVISKGRKVGLLTLVDIHNHYPIVEKVSDKSPFSILQALKRALEGLPKE